The Streptococcus pantholopis genome has a segment encoding these proteins:
- a CDS encoding FUSC family protein, whose translation MVFKEYRFDRKKFKLGMRTLKTGIAVFLVLLLFSLLHWEGMQIAALTAVFSLREDFDKSVHFGTSRILGNSIGGFMALIFYFVSEWLNNSFWVSPLLVPILTMLTIMVNVAFNNKAGVIGGVAAMLIISLSIPRDETVLYVFARVFETFCGVFVAILVNADFDKVQQFLLTHFKK comes from the coding sequence ATGGTGTTTAAAGAATATCGGTTTGACAGAAAAAAATTTAAATTAGGCATGCGGACTTTAAAGACAGGGATTGCTGTCTTTTTGGTTTTGCTGCTTTTCTCCCTCCTTCATTGGGAAGGTATGCAAATTGCTGCTTTGACGGCGGTTTTCAGCCTGCGGGAGGACTTCGATAAAAGTGTCCATTTTGGCACATCCCGTATTTTAGGAAATTCTATCGGCGGTTTTATGGCCTTGATTTTCTATTTTGTCAGTGAATGGCTTAATAACAGTTTCTGGGTCAGTCCTCTTTTAGTCCCAATCTTAACCATGCTGACCATTATGGTTAATGTGGCCTTTAATAATAAAGCGGGAGTTATCGGCGGTGTAGCAGCCATGTTGATTATCAGTCTGTCTATCCCAAGAGATGAGACTGTCCTTTATGTTTTTGCCCGTGTTTTTGAAACCTTTTGCGGCGTCTTTGTTGCTATTTTGGTTAACGCTGATTTTGACAAAGTCCAGCAGTTTTTGCTTACCCATTTTAAGAAGTAA
- the fusA gene encoding elongation factor G, giving the protein MAREFSLEKTRNIGIMAHVDAGKTTTTERILYYTGKIHKIGETHEGASQMDWMEQEQERGITITSAATTAQWNGHRVNIIDTPGHVDFTIEVQRSLRVLDGAVTVLDSQSGVEPQTETVWRQATEYGVPRIVFANKMDKIGADFLYSVSTLHDRLQANAHPIQLPIGAEDDFRGIIDLIKMKAEIYTNDLGTDILEEDIPAEYLDQAEEYREKLIEAVAETDEDLMLKYLEGEEITNDELKAAIRKATINVEFYPVLCGSAFKNKGVQLMLDAVIDYLPSPLDIPAIKGVNPDTDEEESRPASDDEPFAALAFKIMTDPFVGRLTFFRVYSGILESGSYVLNTTKGKRERIGRILQMHANSREEIQTVYSGDIAAAVGLKETTTGDSLTDEKAKVILESIEVPEPVIQLMVEPKSKADQDKMGIALQKLAEEDPTFRVETNAETGETVISGMGELHLDVLVDRMKREFKVEANVGAPQVSYRETFRASTQAHGFFKRQTGGKGQFGDVWIEFTPNEEGKGFEFENAIVGGVVPREFIPAVEKGLVESMANGVLAGYPIVDVKAKLYDGSYHDVDSSETAFKVAASLALREAAKTAQPVILEPMMLVTITAPEDNLGDVMGHVTARRGRVDGMEAHGNSQIVRAYVPLAEMFGYATVLRSATQGRGTFMMVFDHYEDVPKAVQEEIIKKNSGE; this is encoded by the coding sequence ATGGCTCGCGAATTTTCACTTGAAAAAACTCGTAACATCGGTATCATGGCCCATGTCGATGCTGGTAAAACAACAACGACAGAACGCATTCTCTACTATACTGGAAAAATCCATAAAATCGGTGAAACACATGAAGGTGCTTCGCAAATGGACTGGATGGAACAGGAACAAGAGCGTGGTATCACAATCACTTCGGCTGCAACAACAGCCCAATGGAACGGCCACAGGGTCAATATCATTGATACCCCGGGGCACGTGGACTTCACTATTGAAGTTCAGCGTTCTCTGCGTGTCCTTGACGGTGCTGTAACTGTACTGGACTCACAGTCAGGGGTTGAGCCGCAGACTGAAACAGTATGGCGCCAAGCGACTGAATATGGCGTTCCGCGTATCGTATTTGCTAATAAAATGGATAAAATCGGTGCAGACTTCCTCTATTCTGTCAGCACCCTGCATGACCGTCTTCAGGCTAATGCCCACCCTATTCAGCTGCCAATCGGAGCTGAGGATGATTTCCGCGGCATCATCGACCTGATCAAAATGAAGGCTGAAATTTATACTAACGACCTTGGAACAGATATCTTGGAAGAGGATATTCCTGCTGAGTACCTCGATCAGGCTGAAGAATATCGGGAAAAACTGATTGAAGCTGTGGCTGAAACAGATGAAGACCTGATGCTGAAATATCTTGAAGGGGAAGAAATCACCAACGATGAACTGAAAGCTGCTATCCGTAAAGCAACAATCAATGTTGAGTTCTACCCTGTCCTTTGCGGTTCTGCGTTTAAAAACAAGGGTGTGCAGCTGATGCTTGATGCGGTTATTGACTACCTCCCAAGCCCGCTGGATATCCCAGCTATAAAAGGTGTTAATCCTGATACTGATGAAGAAGAATCACGTCCTGCTTCAGATGACGAACCATTTGCGGCACTGGCCTTTAAAATTATGACAGATCCGTTCGTTGGACGTCTGACTTTCTTTAGGGTTTATTCAGGTATACTTGAAAGCGGTTCGTATGTGCTGAATACAACAAAAGGGAAGCGTGAACGTATCGGCCGTATCCTGCAGATGCATGCTAACAGCCGTGAAGAAATCCAAACTGTTTATTCCGGAGATATCGCTGCAGCAGTAGGTCTTAAGGAAACGACAACCGGGGATTCCCTGACTGATGAAAAAGCTAAGGTTATCCTTGAATCCATTGAAGTTCCGGAACCGGTTATTCAGCTGATGGTTGAACCAAAATCTAAGGCTGACCAAGATAAAATGGGGATCGCTTTGCAAAAACTTGCTGAAGAAGATCCAACCTTCCGCGTTGAGACCAATGCTGAAACTGGTGAAACGGTTATTTCCGGTATGGGGGAACTGCACCTTGACGTTCTTGTTGACCGGATGAAACGTGAATTCAAAGTTGAAGCCAACGTCGGGGCACCGCAGGTATCTTACCGCGAAACCTTCCGTGCTTCTACACAAGCTCACGGTTTCTTCAAGCGTCAAACCGGCGGTAAGGGACAGTTTGGTGATGTTTGGATTGAATTTACTCCTAATGAAGAAGGCAAAGGCTTTGAATTTGAAAATGCCATTGTCGGCGGTGTCGTACCGCGTGAATTCATTCCGGCTGTTGAAAAAGGTCTTGTTGAATCAATGGCTAACGGTGTACTCGCCGGCTACCCGATTGTCGATGTCAAAGCTAAGCTTTATGATGGATCATACCATGATGTCGACTCTTCAGAAACTGCCTTTAAAGTTGCAGCTTCGCTGGCGCTTAGAGAGGCTGCCAAGACAGCTCAACCGGTCATTCTTGAGCCGATGATGCTTGTTACGATTACTGCACCTGAGGATAATCTAGGAGATGTCATGGGTCATGTAACTGCTCGCCGCGGCCGTGTTGACGGCATGGAAGCGCACGGTAACAGTCAAATTGTCCGTGCCTATGTTCCACTTGCTGAAATGTTCGGATACGCGACAGTGCTTCGTTCAGCAACCCAAGGACGCGGAACCTTTATGATGGTCTTTGACCACTATGAAGACGTGCCTAAAGCAGTTCAGGAAGAAATTATTAAGAAAAATTCCGGAGAATAG
- a CDS encoding phosphoglycerate kinase: MAKLTVKDLNLKGKKVLVRVDFNVPLKDGVITNDNRISAALPTIQYIVEQGGRAILFSHLGRVKEEADKEGKSLAPVAKDLSEKLGQEVIFPGATRGEKLEAAIAALKDGEVLLVENTRFEDVDGKKESKNDPELGQYWASLGDGIFVNDAFGTAHRAHASNVGISANVEKAAAGFLLENEIAYIQEAVESPERPFVAILGGSKVSDKIGVIENLLSKADKVLIGGGMTYTFYKAQGIEIGDSLVEEDKLDIAKELLEKAEGRLVLPVDSKEANAFADYTEVKDTEGEAVDPGFLGLDIGPKSIAKFDDELTGAKTVVWNGPMGVFENPDFQAGTIGVMDAIVKQPGVKSIIGGGDSAAAAINLGRADKFSWISTGGGASMELLEGKVLPGLSALTEK, from the coding sequence ATGGCGAAATTAACTGTTAAAGACCTTAACTTAAAAGGAAAAAAAGTTTTAGTCCGTGTTGACTTTAATGTTCCTTTAAAGGACGGAGTCATTACAAATGATAACCGGATTTCAGCGGCCTTACCGACGATTCAGTATATTGTTGAACAAGGCGGCCGGGCTATCCTCTTTTCTCACCTCGGCCGTGTAAAAGAAGAGGCAGATAAAGAAGGCAAATCACTCGCACCGGTTGCAAAAGACCTGTCTGAAAAACTCGGTCAGGAAGTTATCTTCCCAGGGGCAACACGGGGTGAAAAGCTTGAAGCAGCTATTGCTGCTCTTAAAGACGGAGAGGTCCTTCTTGTTGAGAACACACGTTTTGAAGATGTTGACGGCAAAAAGGAATCTAAAAACGATCCTGAACTGGGTCAGTACTGGGCTTCTCTCGGTGATGGTATTTTTGTCAACGATGCTTTTGGTACAGCACACCGCGCTCACGCTTCAAATGTAGGGATTTCTGCTAATGTTGAAAAAGCTGCTGCCGGCTTCCTTCTGGAAAATGAAATTGCCTATATCCAAGAGGCTGTTGAAAGTCCTGAGCGTCCATTTGTAGCTATCTTGGGCGGTTCTAAGGTATCTGATAAAATCGGTGTCATTGAAAATCTGCTCTCTAAGGCTGATAAAGTCCTTATCGGCGGCGGAATGACTTACACCTTCTATAAGGCGCAGGGAATTGAAATTGGTGATTCGCTGGTTGAAGAAGATAAGCTGGATATCGCTAAGGAATTGCTTGAAAAAGCAGAAGGCCGGCTTGTGCTCCCTGTCGATTCTAAAGAAGCTAATGCTTTTGCGGATTATACAGAAGTTAAAGATACGGAAGGCGAAGCAGTTGACCCAGGTTTCTTAGGTCTTGATATCGGTCCTAAATCTATCGCCAAATTTGACGATGAACTGACTGGTGCTAAAACAGTAGTCTGGAATGGCCCAATGGGTGTATTTGAAAATCCAGATTTCCAAGCAGGAACTATCGGAGTTATGGATGCTATCGTTAAACAGCCTGGGGTTAAATCGATTATCGGCGGCGGAGATTCTGCAGCTGCTGCCATTAATCTGGGCCGTGCCGACAAATTCTCATGGATTTCTACCGGCGGCGGGGCCTCTATGGAGCTCCTTGAAGGAAAAGTTCTTCCAGGTCTCTCAGCTCTTACAGAAAAATAA
- the gap gene encoding type I glyceraldehyde-3-phosphate dehydrogenase yields the protein MVVKVGINGFGRIGRLAFRRIQNVEGVEVTRINDLTDPNMLAHLLKYDTTQGRFDGTVEVKEGGFEVNGKFVKVSAERDPEAIDWAADGVEIVLEATGFFAKKAAAEKHLHANGAKKVVITAPGGNDVKTVVFNTNHDILDGTETVISGASCTTNCLAPMAKTLHDNFGIQEGLMTTIHAYTGDQMILDGPHRGGDLRRARSGANNIVPNSTGAAKAIGLVIPELNGKLDGAAQRVPVPTGSVTELVAVLDKNVTAEEVNAAMKAAANESYGYTEDPIVSSDIVGMSYGSLFDATQTKVLDVDGKQLVKVVSWYDNEMSYTSQLVRTLEYFAKIAQ from the coding sequence ATGGTAGTTAAAGTTGGTATTAACGGTTTCGGTCGTATCGGACGTCTCGCTTTCCGTCGTATCCAAAATGTAGAAGGTGTTGAAGTTACTCGCATCAATGACTTAACAGATCCAAATATGCTTGCGCATCTGTTGAAGTATGATACAACTCAAGGCCGTTTTGATGGTACAGTGGAAGTAAAAGAAGGCGGATTCGAAGTTAACGGTAAATTCGTTAAGGTTTCTGCTGAACGTGATCCAGAAGCAATTGACTGGGCAGCTGACGGTGTTGAAATTGTTCTTGAAGCAACTGGTTTCTTTGCTAAGAAAGCTGCTGCTGAAAAACATCTGCATGCTAACGGTGCTAAGAAAGTCGTTATCACAGCTCCAGGCGGCAACGATGTTAAAACAGTTGTTTTCAACACTAACCATGATATTCTTGATGGTACTGAAACAGTTATCTCCGGTGCATCATGTACAACAAACTGTCTTGCACCAATGGCCAAAACACTTCATGACAATTTTGGCATCCAAGAAGGCTTGATGACTACTATTCACGCTTATACTGGTGACCAAATGATTCTTGACGGTCCTCACCGCGGCGGAGATCTTCGCCGTGCACGTTCAGGTGCTAATAACATTGTACCTAACTCAACAGGTGCGGCAAAAGCTATCGGTCTTGTTATTCCTGAGCTGAATGGAAAACTTGATGGTGCTGCACAGCGTGTTCCTGTTCCAACAGGCTCTGTTACTGAATTAGTAGCTGTTCTTGATAAGAACGTGACTGCTGAAGAAGTAAACGCTGCTATGAAAGCTGCTGCAAATGAATCATACGGTTACACTGAAGACCCAATCGTTTCTTCAGATATCGTGGGTATGTCATACGGTTCACTGTTTGATGCAACTCAAACAAAAGTGCTTGACGTTGACGGCAAACAGTTAGTTAAAGTTGTTTCATGGTACGATAACGAAATGTCTTACACATCTCAGCTTGTTCGTACGCTTGAATACTTCGCAAAAATTGCTCAGTAA
- the glnA gene encoding type I glutamate--ammonia ligase, with amino-acid sequence MAITVADIKRDIKEQNVTFIRLMFSDILGTMKNVEFPATEEQVDKVLANKAMFDGSSIEGFVRINESDMYLYPDLDTWTVFPWGDENGRVGGFICDIYTSDNEPFIGDPRGNLKRALRHMEEMGYKSFNLGPEPEFFLFKMDEQGVPTLEVNDKGGYFDLAPTDLADNTRREIVNVLTEMGFEVEASHHEVAVGQHEIDFKYADVLKACDNIQMFKLVVKTIARKHGLYATFMAKPKYGIAGSGMHCNMSLFHPNGENAFYDPADPRGMGLSEDAYYFLGGLIRHAYSYTAIMNPTVNSYKRLVPGFEAPVYIAWAGSNRSPLIRVPASRGLSTRLELRSVDPTANPYLALAVLLESGLDGIANKIEAPAPIETNIYSMTAEERREVGIIDLPSTLHNALKALQEDEVIKAALGEHIYINFLEAKRIEWASYATFVSQWEVDNYLDLY; translated from the coding sequence ATGGCAATCACTGTAGCTGACATCAAACGTGACATTAAGGAGCAAAATGTTACTTTTATTCGTTTGATGTTTTCTGATATCTTGGGGACAATGAAAAATGTTGAATTTCCTGCAACTGAAGAGCAAGTTGATAAAGTTTTGGCCAATAAGGCAATGTTTGACGGTTCTTCAATCGAGGGATTTGTACGTATCAATGAATCCGATATGTATCTTTATCCTGATCTTGATACGTGGACAGTTTTTCCCTGGGGCGATGAAAATGGCCGTGTCGGCGGTTTTATCTGCGATATTTATACGTCTGATAACGAACCATTTATTGGAGACCCCCGCGGAAATTTGAAAAGAGCGCTGCGGCATATGGAAGAAATGGGTTATAAATCCTTTAACTTAGGACCTGAGCCTGAATTTTTCCTTTTTAAAATGGATGAGCAAGGGGTTCCGACACTGGAAGTAAACGATAAGGGCGGCTACTTTGATTTAGCCCCCACCGATTTGGCTGATAATACACGCCGTGAGATTGTTAATGTCTTGACTGAAATGGGCTTTGAAGTTGAAGCCAGCCACCATGAAGTAGCTGTCGGCCAGCATGAGATAGACTTCAAGTATGCTGATGTTTTAAAAGCCTGCGACAATATTCAGATGTTTAAGCTGGTCGTTAAAACCATTGCCCGCAAACACGGCTTGTACGCGACATTTATGGCAAAACCTAAATACGGTATTGCTGGCTCGGGTATGCATTGCAACATGTCGCTCTTCCACCCAAACGGAGAAAATGCCTTTTATGACCCGGCTGACCCTCGAGGAATGGGTCTGTCTGAGGATGCCTATTACTTCTTAGGCGGTTTAATTCGGCACGCATACAGTTACACTGCTATCATGAATCCAACAGTCAACTCCTATAAGCGTCTGGTTCCTGGCTTTGAAGCACCGGTTTATATCGCTTGGGCCGGCAGCAACCGCTCGCCTCTGATCCGTGTTCCAGCCTCACGGGGACTCAGTACCCGGCTTGAACTGCGGTCTGTTGATCCTACAGCCAACCCTTATCTGGCGCTTGCAGTTCTTTTAGAGTCCGGATTGGATGGTATCGCCAATAAGATTGAGGCTCCTGCTCCGATTGAAACAAACATCTATTCAATGACAGCTGAGGAGCGCAGGGAAGTCGGCATTATTGATCTGCCTTCTACTCTGCATAATGCGCTGAAGGCTCTGCAGGAGGACGAAGTTATCAAAGCGGCTCTTGGGGAGCACATCTATATTAATTTCCTCGAAGCTAAACGTATCGAATGGGCCAGCTATGCTACTTTTGTTTCACAGTGGGAAGTGGACAATTATTTAGATCTTTATTA
- a CDS encoding MerR family transcriptional regulator: MQEKEIRRSMAVFPIGTVMKLTDLTARQIRYYEDQGLLRPDRSSGNRRLYSLNDMDTLLEVKDFLDEGLNIAAIKKVYADRKDKALKKKKTLTDADVRRILHDELRRQGGFLTPSHNFR; this comes from the coding sequence ATGCAAGAAAAAGAAATAAGGCGTTCTATGGCAGTTTTTCCTATCGGAACTGTTATGAAGCTGACTGATTTGACTGCCCGCCAAATTCGCTATTATGAAGATCAGGGTTTGCTAAGGCCGGATCGCAGTTCAGGCAACCGCCGTCTTTATTCTTTAAATGATATGGATACTTTGCTTGAAGTTAAGGACTTTCTGGATGAAGGCCTTAATATTGCAGCTATCAAAAAAGTATATGCTGACCGCAAAGACAAAGCCCTCAAAAAAAAGAAAACTCTGACCGATGCTGACGTCAGACGGATACTGCATGATGAACTAAGACGTCAGGGCGGCTTTCTCACTCCTTCTCACAATTTCCGTTAG